The genomic DNA TGCTTCGGTGCAACGTGGGAATCCAGAAATGGAACGCCGCTGCCAAGAAGTTATTGATCGATGCTGGGAATTGGGAGATAACAATCCTATCGCCTTCATACATGATGTCGGTGCAGGCGGTTTATCAAATGCGATGCCGGAGCTTGTCGCCGATGGCGGTCGTGGCGGTAAATTTGAATTGCGCGATATTCCAAATGATGAACCGGGCATGTCGCCGTTGGCGGTCTGGTCGAACGAATCACAAGAACGTTATGTTTTGGCTGTAACGCCAGAACAAATGCCTGTTTTCGAAGCACTGTGCAAACGCGAGCGTTGCCCATATGCCGTAATTGGTGAAGCGAATGACAGTGCAAACCTAGTCGTGAGTGATTCGCATTTTAATAACAACGCTGTCGATATGCCACTCGACGTATTGTTAGGCAAGCCACCTAAAATGCAGCGCGCATTCGATCGTGTAGAATTTAAGAAAGATACTTTTACTACGCACAATTTAGATATTAACGACACTATAGAGCGTGTGCTGCGATTACCTGCTGTGGCGAGTAAAAGCTTTTTAATAACCATTGGTGATCGTTCGATAACAGGTATGGTCGCACGCGATCAAATGGTAGGGCCTTGGCAAATTCCAGTAGCGAACGCGGCAGTGACTACCTCTGGTTTTGAGTCTTATACGGGTGAAGCGATGGCAATGGGTGAGCGTACCCCAGTTGCTGTAATCAACCCAGCGGCCTCTGGCCGTTTAGCAGTTGCAGAAACGTTAACGAACATTGCTTCAACTTATATCGGTGAAATGAAAAACGTTCGTCTCTCGGCAAACTGGATGGCCGCCGCCGGCCACCCAGGAGAAGACGAAGCGTTATACGATACCGTAAAAGCGGTTGGCTTAGAGTTATGCCCAGCGTTAGATTTAACGATCCCTGTGGGCAAAGATTCAATGTCTATGCGAACCACTTGGCAAGAAGACGGAAAAGAAAAATCGGTCACTTCGCCGTTGAGTCTAATTGTTACTGGCGGTGCACCGGTGAAAGATGTGCGCTTAACGGTTACACCTGAAATTAAAACGAATAAAGGTGAGACCGATTTAGTATTGATAGATTTAGGTAAAGGGCAAAACCGCTTGGCGGGCAGTGCACTTGCTCAGGTGTATCGAAAAGTAGGTGATGAAGCACCCGATGTTGATGATGCTGAAGATTTGAAAGCTTTCTGGGCTGTCATCCAAGGTTTATTGCAAGATCAAAAACTATTGGCCTACCATGACCGCTCCGATGGCGGCGTGTTTGTCACTTTAGCCGAAATGGCGTTTGCAGGCCGAACCGGTGTCGATATTGCGACTGATCGATTTGCTGGCGACGATGTTATGGCGGCTTTATTCAGTGAAGAGTTGGGCGCAGTTATACAAGTTAAACAATCTGAGACTGAATCTGTGTTGGCTCAATTTAATGCAGCAGGCTTGGCTGAATGTGTGAGTGTTATTGGTTGCCCAAATGATGATGACTTGGTGCGCATTACCGCCGATGACGATGAGCTTTATGTGAAGCCGCGAACCGACTTATTACGTATGTGGAGCGAAACCAGTTTCCGCATTCAATCGCTACGTGATAATGAAAAATGCGCGCAACAAGAATACGATTCGTTACTCGATGCGAACGATCCTGGCTTACATGCTGAGTTAAGTTTTGACCCAGCACAAGACATTGCCGCGCCGTTTATTGCAAAGGGTGTTCGTCCTAAAATGGCCATTTTGAGAGAGCAGGGTGTAAACGGGCAAATTGAAATGGCGGCGGCTTTTGATCGCGCAGGTTTTGATTCGATAGACGTTCACATGAGTGACATTTTATCGGGCTCGGTTACCCTTGATCAATTCAGCGGGTTAGTGGCCTGTGGTGGCTTCTCATACGGTGATGTATTAGGTGCCGGTGAAGGTTGGGCAAAATCGATTTTATTTAACGAGGGTGCCAAGCAGCAGTTCAAAGACTTCTTTGCCGATCAATCTAAGTTTGCATTGGGCGTTTGTAATGGGTGTCAGATGCTTTCCAATTTACGGTCCATCATTGATGGCACGGATCATTGGCCGCACTTTGTTCGCAATGAATCTGAGCAGTTTGAAGCTCGCGTGGCGATGGTTGAAGTACCAGAGTCTCCGTCAATCTTTTTGACGGGCATGGCGGGCTCTAAAATGCCGATTGCGGTGGCTCATGGTGAAGGTCGTGCGGAATATAAAGACGAGGCGCATCAAAACCTAGCCGCGCAAAGTGGTTTAGTTGCGCTCCAGTATGTTGATAATTACGGTAAGGTGACTGAGCAATACCCGGCGAACCCGAACGGTTCGGCTTTGGGTATGAACGGTTTTACCACCCCCGATGGTCGTATCACCATTATGATGCCACACCCAGAGCGTGTGTTCCGTTCCGTGACTAATTCGTGGGCACCAGAAGTCTGGGATGAAGACGGCGCTTGGATTCGTATGTTCCGCAACGCTCGCGCTTGGGTTAAGTAAGTTTCATGGCTGAGTTTTTTCTGGTTTTTGTCGTTACGTTTTTGGTCGTGGGTGGTGTCGCCCTAGCCATGGCATTCGGCAAAAAACCAGTTTATCAGCCAGAAATCGAAGACCTTCAAGCCACGTTAACGCGCTTGCTTGAAGGTCAACTCACGCCAAACGAATGGAACTTTTTCATCGACATGCCCATTCGTCACAACGAAGAACTCGATAACATCCGCCTACAATGCCAAAGCATTAACGAACTCTACGCACTAAGAGTCAGAAACAACCAAATTCGCTTCCGCGAAGAAGGCGAAATCAAACTCCGCTTCATTTTATCCAAACTAGAACAAGCCGGCAGCCGCAGCTTTTAATAAAAGCAAGATCGCTCAAAGCAACACAAAGGCGCGATGGCTTTAAGTGTTTAGACCCTGCTTGTAGCTTGAAGCTATTAACTTGCAGCTTAATTCCCGCTTCGGTGGCGCGTTCCACTTCCGCGGGTCGCTGCTCGCGCATATATGGACCCACCCCGTTTGCAAGACATATTTGATCATCATGTGAGAGAAAATCATTGCTCTCATATATCCGGCCTTTGACTGAAGGTGTTTTTGACCTCCTGGCCCCGATGGTTATCTGCGCTCAACCCCCTCATCATCCATACGGCCTCGAAGGCCAATGCGCGTGTAAGGGTTCGGATGAGCCGGTCTGACCTATCTCACCATCCGATCAATCTGTCTTTTGCAACTGAAGTGAAAGGTAATTACTTTCTCTTATTATATTGCCAGCCTTTGGCTGGCGTTTGCTTCTATACCGCTAAGCGGTAACTCTCTTCTCGGGCCATAACTACCCAAGCAATACGTGCTAGTTTATTAGCTACAGCGACACAGGCTTTATTATGCCCGCGGCGCGCCAACAGTGCTTGTGCCCAACAACTGAAGCGATCGATCTTGCCGGCCGAATGCATGAGTACTGCGCGAGCACCGTGTATCAATAGAGTGCGTAAGTAGCCGTTACCCCGTTTACTGATCCCAAGTAAACCTGCCTTGCCGCCACTGGCGTGTTGCCCAGGTACGAGGCCAATCCACGCAGAAAAATGACGACCATTCACAAAGTTTTTGCCATCGCCTGCAGCCGCATACAATGCACTGGCGGTTATTGCGCCGATGCCCAACACGCCTTCTAGGCGTTTACAGGTCTCGTTCTCTTTGTTCACTGCTTTTATCCTTTGCTCGCAGATGTGCAGTCGTTGATCCAGTTCGTACAGCTCGTCGAGCAAGTCGGCAAAGAGCTCTCGTGCCATAACCGTTAAACCATTTTCTGCATCTTCTAATACTTCCGGCAATGTTCGGCGTACAGAGGCAATCCCTTGGTTAATCACAATCCCATACTCCGCCAGTAACCCTCGTACCTGATTGACCAATCCGGTACGGGCCTTTTTAAGACGTTCACGGCGGCAGTGATAATTCTGTACATCTTGTTGCTCAATACTCTTGATAGGCACAAAGCGCATCGTTGGCCGCTGCGCGGCTTCAGCGATTGCCTCAGCATCGTTGTAGTCGTTTTTATTACCTTTTAAAAACGGCTTGACGTACTGCGGCGCGATAAGTTTGACCTGATGACCTTGCGCAATAAACGCCCACGCCCAGTAGTTGGCGCCGCCGCAGGCTTCCATCACAATTAAACACGGATCTAAGTTTGCCATGTAAGCCAAAACCTCTTTTCGACGCAGCTGCTTTTTCTTAACCAGCTTGCCCATCCGGTTGGTAGCAAACAGATGAAAAACAGACTTTGCAATATCTAACCCAATCGTTGTAATCTTCATATCGACCCACTCCGCTTCTGTTAAATGGTTTGTGTTCAACTTCCATTTTGGCCCATTATGAGGCCGATAGGGAAGTGGGGTGGGTCCATACCATTATCCATGCGCCGCTGTACTTCGGCATCCATGCCTCAGATGCCCGCTCCTGTGAAACCCACCCCCAAAGCTAATCACCAACACCACTCCCAAGTAGGAGCGCGCGAAGCAAAGCGAAGCCGCGAAATGTGTTGACCTGACCCGCAGCCCGAAACCAAAAACCGCACTTGATAACCCAAAAAAATTCGCCAATCATCATTGAATTTCAAAAGCGACGGCGATTTGATCTTGTCTTGCAGCTTGCAGCTTGCAGCTTGCAGCTTGCAGCTTGCAGCTTTTCCCCCTCAACCCAAAACATCTCAAATCTAAAAAATCGTCTCTCCACTGCGTTCCGACGACTCCTACACGTTCAATTATCAGCACAAACCCTCTTTTGACCATACTTGCGGCTTGAAGCTATTAACTTGCAGCTCAAAAAAACTGGTACGAATTGCTGACACCCAACCCCTTCTTTTTTCAAAAACAGATCTTGTCATTACCGCTGTGCTCGGTACCCTAACAGCAACAACAATAAACAGAATTTAAGCGCCTATGTCGACAATACTATTTCGTCCGTCTCAGTCTCAAATGGAACAAACCCAGTTGAGTGGTTTTGCCAAACGTTTCGATGCTCAAGCGTTTGATTATAATTACAGTGCCCTTCATCACTACAGTATTAATAATCTCAGTGAGTTTTGGCAGGCTGTGTGGGATTTCGGTGATGTCCAAGGGTTTGCGGGTGATGTTGTTTTAGGGCATGCGCAAATGCCTGATGCGAAGTGGTTTCCTAACGCTAAGCTGAATTTCGCCAATAATTTACTGCACCATGGTGAAAACGATAGAAACGCCATTGTTGCGGTGAGTGAATCTCGTGAAGCACAAGAGATTAGCTATAAGCAGCTGCGAGAAAGCGTGATGCAGTTGGCGGCATATCTTCAGCAAGAGTGTGGTGTACAACCTAAAGACGTTGTGGCCGGTTATATTGGTAATACTCAGGAAGCGCTAATAGGTATGCTGGCGACCACTTATTTGGGCGCTATTTGGACATCAGCCTCGCCTGATTTTGGTTATGAAGGTGTCTTTGATCGGCTTGGTCAGGTTGAACCGGTGGTGTTGTTGGCGGGTAATGGCTACGGTTATGGCGGAAAACTATTTGATCGTCGCGAGGTTGTCGATCAATTGCGTGCTTCGGTGCCTTCTATACGGCAAACGATCAATGTTTCTGTGGTGCCTAGTATAGCGAGCATTGAACGAGCTACTGAGCTAGAGGATATATTAAAGCAAAACCGTGCTGCGCCTGAGCTTGTGGAGTTCCCGTTTGACCACCCATTGGTTGTGCTTTATTCATCGGGTACCACGGGTAAGCCTAAATGCATTATACACAGTGCTGGTGGTACTTTGCTTCAGCATATTAAAGAGCTACGTTTACACGGTGATATATCCAAAGAGTCGACTTTTTTCTATTTCACCACGACCGGTTGGATGATGTGGAATTGGCTTGCCTCTGGCTTAGTGACCGGTGCGACCCTTATAATTTTTGATGGCAACCCGATGTACCCAACCGAGTCGGTGCTATGGGAGTTGGCTTCAAAGTACCGGGTGACTCACTTTGGTACCAGTGCTAAGTATCTGAGCGCTTGTCAAAAGTTAGGCGTTGCTCCGAAAGAAAACAATTTAGACGCTTTGCGCGTGGTGTTTTCCACTGGCTCGCCTCTGTCACCTGAAGACTTCGATTGGGTGTACAGTGAAGTTAAATCCGATGTCATGTTGCACTCTATTTCAGGTGGTACAGACATTGTGTCGTGTTTTGTCGGTGGTAACCCCTGGTCACCCGTTGTTAAAGGTAAAATACAGGCCGCTAATTTAGGTATGGCGGTGGAGTCTTGGAGCGATGAAGGTGAATCTATCTTAAACCAACGTGGTGAATTGGTGTGCCGTTTACCCGCCCCATGCATGCCTATAGGGTTCTGGAATGACCCAGATAAGGCTCGCTATAAAAGCGCATACTTTGAGCGGTTCGACAATGTTTGGGCGCAAGGTGATTTTTGCGAAATAGATGAGCAGGGCCAAGTCGTTATTCTTGGTCGAAGCGATACAACACTAAACCCAGGTGGCGTCAGAATTGGCACCGCTGAAATTTATCGTCAGGTGGAAACTATCGAACAAGTCACTGATTCGCTAGTGGTGGGTCATCAAACCGATAATGATGTAGAAGTCGTTTTATTCGTAAAACTCAACTCATCGACTGAGCTGGATGATTCGCTGATAAAGGCAATCAAACAGCGTATCCGCGAAAACACCACACCAAGACACGTTCCAAAACATATCTTTGCCGTCGCAGATATTCCTTATACTCGCTCAGGTAAAAAAGTGGAGCTGGCCGTAACTCAAATCTTACGGGGTGATACTCCCAAAAATACAACGGCCATGGCAAATGCTGAATGCTTAGAAGAGTATCAAGCGATCAAAGCAAAGTACTTGGCTTAAATATTTTCAAAACAGCAAGCTTAAGCAGTCAAAGGTTAGTCCATCAGTCTAACCTTTGGCCTAGCCTCCAGCTATTCACTGGCAGCTTAATTACCGAAGCCCTAAACCGTTTCCCCTCTACCAACCACCAAATAGAAGTTATACTCTAAATTCAAACGCCCATTAAAAAGAATAAACCCATAGCGACTGAATAACATGAAGATTAAACCACTCTTAAAAAGTGATCTTGCAGAGGCCATCACTGTAATCAAGGCTTCGTTTGAAACTTATGTGAAACCATCTTGGTCTCAAAACGCGATAGAGGCATTTTATACAAAAGATATAGCAATCGATAAATTAAAATCGTTGCTTGATAGCGACAATATTTGTTTGAAATGTACAGTTGATGACTGCATTTCTGGCGTGCTTTTATTTTCTTCGAAAAGAAAACTTGCTTACTTATTCGTTAGTCCTGAAGAAAACGGTAAGGGAATAGCGAAGAAGTTGTTTGATGCTGCAAAATTGCAAGTTGATGATTCTGTTGATTATATTGAGCTGGCTTCAACGGAATACGCTGTACCTGTTTATGAAAAGCTAGGATTCAGAAAATCAGCCAATGCCTTTTTGTATAACGATTGTACCTTTCAGCCGATGGTCTATTGGATGGGAAATTATAGGCTAAATTCTTCTGTTCAAATTATAGAGTCTTAAATTCTAAACTCATAAAAGTCGGCGTATGGTTTATCCGATCGAGTTCCTAAATTGTGCCAACCGAGTTTTTCATAAAATGCTTTTGCATTTATATTCTTTTTTCCGACACTGAGTAACAATGAACCTGCACCCAATGTATGAAAAATATCAATGCTTTTATCATGTAGCATTCGGCCAAAACCAGCACCTCTATATTCTGGACGCAAGTAAAATAAATTAACATAGCCAACGTTTGGGCTTTCATGCCATTTCATTTCCAGTTGTCCCGCTAATTGACCGTTGAAATAGCAAAGACAGTTGCCTTGTGGGATTTGACTGATTCTCTTTTCAAGCCGGCTTATATACTCATCACCATTTTCGCCTCCAATCTGGCTCAGAAATCCATCACTATTTCCGTGGGTACAAATATAGGCATCAAGTCGATGCTCAATACAAATACTCCGATCGAGAGTGGGGTCAATTGTCTTAAATTCAAACATAGTTAAAGTTTAAAATGCGGATGTTATTTTAAAGGTTAACCTAACAGCCTTCCAAATGCATGACCTAGTTCGAGTTATTAGTAAGCAATATCTAAGAAATGACAAAATCTAAATCATACAGCCTATTCAAAAACAATCGCCTCTCCACTTCGTTCTGAAGACTCCTACAATAAATAGACCGCGCAAAGCTGTAAGAGCGCTGGAAGCAACGCGGAGACGCGAATGTTTTGTCCTAAGCCGCAACACGATGCCCGCAGCAATAAACAAACACCGCCATTTCTTTGACGAACGTCATAAAAATGGGGCCTAAAATTCGCATGATTTGAGTCCTTGAGTTAGGATTAAATTCTGACTAGTTGAGGCCGATCATTTGAATAAACTCTTCGCTTTTGTTTTGTGTTTACCGTTATTTGCATTTGCTGCGGATGATTCGTTCGGTGAACGTGGTATAGCGCCCCGTATCATTAATGGTTCGGCGACGTCTCCCAATGAGCATGAGTATTTTGTCGCGTTACTTAGGGTTTATAACTGGGCAGATGGTAAGTCATACGCGAGTCCAGGTAACTCTACCGGATATAGTTGGAATGCTTTTTGTGGCGCTAGTCATATTGGTGGCGGTAAGGTGGTGACTGCGGCCCATTGTGTTGATGGTTATCCCGCTGGCGCTTCGGTACATTTGCTGATCGGTGATTACTCAAATGTAAGCACGGGTAAGGGTATGCAATATGAGTTTTGTAAAGATGAGGGCTTAGTTTCTTATGATTGTATTGGAGAAGATTCTAAAGAAGCTGATCCAATAGGGTACCACTTTACGGGTTATACAATTTACACGGGCAGTGAAACACCTATCGAAATACCCTCTGAAAATATAGAAGTTCACCCACTTTATAACAGTGCAACGCTTGAATATGACATTGCTATTTTGCATTTGCCTCAGGTTTCAAATAAGCCATCTCTGGCGTTACCGACCATGGATTTATTCGATCATTTAGCGAAAAATACATCTTCTAAAGTACAAGTTATTGGTCATG from Reinekea marina includes the following:
- the purL gene encoding phosphoribosylformylglycinamidine synthase; the protein is MLTLPGNTALSQFRREKLTAQLQSLVPEIVDCYAQYVHFAQLLKPLTDYELTVLDQLLHYGPSASGETVEGESVWVTPRQGTISPWSTKATDIAHNSALSNVKRLERGVRYVLKSEQPLSEEQIKVASAALFDRMTESVYFNEPTANTLFAEQEPAPLTTVDILQGGKAALETANSQLGLALASDEIEYLVASYTALNRNPTDVELMMFAQANSEHCRHKIFNASWIIDGEESPWSLFKMIKNTYENNSEGVLSAYKDNAAVFSGFNGKRFYTNDQHQYGYNEENIHILFKVETHNHPTAIAPFAGAATGSGGEIRDEGATGMGGKPKAGLAGFSVSDLRIPGFEQPWESYYGKPARIVSALDIMIEGPLGGAAFNNEFGRPNLVGYFRTYEASAAGANGTEIRGYHKPIMIAGGYGNIKEEHVEKAWDNIPVGAQLIVLGGPAMQIGLGGGAASSVDSAEGNEDLDFASVQRGNPEMERRCQEVIDRCWELGDNNPIAFIHDVGAGGLSNAMPELVADGGRGGKFELRDIPNDEPGMSPLAVWSNESQERYVLAVTPEQMPVFEALCKRERCPYAVIGEANDSANLVVSDSHFNNNAVDMPLDVLLGKPPKMQRAFDRVEFKKDTFTTHNLDINDTIERVLRLPAVASKSFLITIGDRSITGMVARDQMVGPWQIPVANAAVTTSGFESYTGEAMAMGERTPVAVINPAASGRLAVAETLTNIASTYIGEMKNVRLSANWMAAAGHPGEDEALYDTVKAVGLELCPALDLTIPVGKDSMSMRTTWQEDGKEKSVTSPLSLIVTGGAPVKDVRLTVTPEIKTNKGETDLVLIDLGKGQNRLAGSALAQVYRKVGDEAPDVDDAEDLKAFWAVIQGLLQDQKLLAYHDRSDGGVFVTLAEMAFAGRTGVDIATDRFAGDDVMAALFSEELGAVIQVKQSETESVLAQFNAAGLAECVSVIGCPNDDDLVRITADDDELYVKPRTDLLRMWSETSFRIQSLRDNEKCAQQEYDSLLDANDPGLHAELSFDPAQDIAAPFIAKGVRPKMAILREQGVNGQIEMAAAFDRAGFDSIDVHMSDILSGSVTLDQFSGLVACGGFSYGDVLGAGEGWAKSILFNEGAKQQFKDFFADQSKFALGVCNGCQMLSNLRSIIDGTDHWPHFVRNESEQFEARVAMVEVPESPSIFLTGMAGSKMPIAVAHGEGRAEYKDEAHQNLAAQSGLVALQYVDNYGKVTEQYPANPNGSALGMNGFTTPDGRITIMMPHPERVFRSVTNSWAPEVWDEDGAWIRMFRNARAWVK
- a CDS encoding IS110 family transposase; translated protein: MKITTIGLDIAKSVFHLFATNRMGKLVKKKQLRRKEVLAYMANLDPCLIVMEACGGANYWAWAFIAQGHQVKLIAPQYVKPFLKGNKNDYNDAEAIAEAAQRPTMRFVPIKSIEQQDVQNYHCRRERLKKARTGLVNQVRGLLAEYGIVINQGIASVRRTLPEVLEDAENGLTVMARELFADLLDELYELDQRLHICEQRIKAVNKENETCKRLEGVLGIGAITASALYAAAGDGKNFVNGRHFSAWIGLVPGQHASGGKAGLLGISKRGNGYLRTLLIHGARAVLMHSAGKIDRFSCWAQALLARRGHNKACVAVANKLARIAWVVMAREESYRLAV
- a CDS encoding acetoacetate--CoA ligase; this translates as MSTILFRPSQSQMEQTQLSGFAKRFDAQAFDYNYSALHHYSINNLSEFWQAVWDFGDVQGFAGDVVLGHAQMPDAKWFPNAKLNFANNLLHHGENDRNAIVAVSESREAQEISYKQLRESVMQLAAYLQQECGVQPKDVVAGYIGNTQEALIGMLATTYLGAIWTSASPDFGYEGVFDRLGQVEPVVLLAGNGYGYGGKLFDRREVVDQLRASVPSIRQTINVSVVPSIASIERATELEDILKQNRAAPELVEFPFDHPLVVLYSSGTTGKPKCIIHSAGGTLLQHIKELRLHGDISKESTFFYFTTTGWMMWNWLASGLVTGATLIIFDGNPMYPTESVLWELASKYRVTHFGTSAKYLSACQKLGVAPKENNLDALRVVFSTGSPLSPEDFDWVYSEVKSDVMLHSISGGTDIVSCFVGGNPWSPVVKGKIQAANLGMAVESWSDEGESILNQRGELVCRLPAPCMPIGFWNDPDKARYKSAYFERFDNVWAQGDFCEIDEQGQVVILGRSDTTLNPGGVRIGTAEIYRQVETIEQVTDSLVVGHQTDNDVEVVLFVKLNSSTELDDSLIKAIKQRIRENTTPRHVPKHIFAVADIPYTRSGKKVELAVTQILRGDTPKNTTAMANAECLEEYQAIKAKYLA
- a CDS encoding GNAT family N-acetyltransferase, which translates into the protein MKIKPLLKSDLAEAITVIKASFETYVKPSWSQNAIEAFYTKDIAIDKLKSLLDSDNICLKCTVDDCISGVLLFSSKRKLAYLFVSPEENGKGIAKKLFDAAKLQVDDSVDYIELASTEYAVPVYEKLGFRKSANAFLYNDCTFQPMVYWMGNYRLNSSVQIIES
- a CDS encoding GNAT family N-acetyltransferase, giving the protein MCTHGNSDGFLSQIGGENGDEYISRLEKRISQIPQGNCLCYFNGQLAGQLEMKWHESPNVGYVNLFYLRPEYRGAGFGRMLHDKSIDIFHTLGAGSLLLSVGKKNINAKAFYEKLGWHNLGTRSDKPYADFYEFRI
- a CDS encoding S1 family peptidase; this translates as MNKLFAFVLCLPLFAFAADDSFGERGIAPRIINGSATSPNEHEYFVALLRVYNWADGKSYASPGNSTGYSWNAFCGASHIGGGKVVTAAHCVDGYPAGASVHLLIGDYSNVSTGKGMQYEFCKDEGLVSYDCIGEDSKEADPIGYHFTGYTIYTGSETPIEIPSENIEVHPLYNSATLEYDIAILHLPQVSNKPSLALPTMDLFDHLAKNTSSKVQVIGHGDTLSDNNVATFSASAQLLDVDLTPRTVQECNNSNIGNNFDAFTMICAGDPGYDSCQGDSGGPLIDPDTDTLLGVVSWGPSQCGINRANAYGVYSNVYNLRDWINEGSLSMDLNADTTRNSDGQVSRLGAGSLPMFGMIALAGLLWAGRRRG